A window of Fragaria vesca subsp. vesca linkage group LG7, FraVesHawaii_1.0, whole genome shotgun sequence contains these coding sequences:
- the LOC101308624 gene encoding uncharacterized protein LOC101308624, with amino-acid sequence MDIPDMTLREIVQSNPVSNTEPNSGKDGHKTSKKWFGLETLKTAVGKLVLEILDPNKGPILEKWNVIFVISCLFAVLTDPLFLYVPLINQDVKCIRLDNKLKIAAVIFRSITDFVYTVKIIFQINELKKVTVMAIWRSYILLDIIAILPIPQYVPRLLRIYLACKEIKNSPKGKLGLWIKGGLNFLMYIFSGHMFGGFWYFFSVQRMMDCWQYACRDADGCKPSTFSCQDHPTTNMIKLLNDSCPISPSNATIFDFGIFLNALQSGLVGSTDYSRKLSNCFWWGLRNLSSLGSNLQPSVNTWENLFAAVTSIVGLLLFLYLLGNLQMYMQVESASKEQLRWKTELESMMRTERKTRIERSKGPEVEQWLTKNGLPMRFMPEIMEKVVQVDLEQNRDVNVDNILSILPLQLQRDILFFEEKLEQGGGKIELWLSENHLPMRLKTEILEALRQRPEFEQNGVGDMNTALSILPSQLKTYIESYMQKVREIDEKTDMWLSENELPADHFKSDVMEAILLTLEENKDLDAAENIILPASLPVPLEERVREYKWLVRIGKKIEEKGEEIDLWMLKNGIPKSHKSDIEEAVRVELKKDEDIDVETFISIYPTTAKIQEFLPFNRLKKLKLLEALDERVLKAICEHLKPVEYGSSSYIIQEGQPLEVILFVEGTVFFEKKRNGCSLYAPLVWGEELLVWPSSTSFPAEVPIATDTLETGWYWFHGTTNALVLTATDMESIGSIFRPQFDLLTSHWLTRLKKVSKLQCMDEEVLKAIFLHLKQDLNPLYSYVENQPVASMTFIVEGSVKFTRKDNDCEELVRCDGEVYGEEILDWVLDTSFPTLTPFATHTAIHDHDNAAVELSITAEELKSVGSKFRSYFSTFQKESQPDLLTVVGLTVLKRVPKLKTMTEEVLEAISRQLQFRNSNGYEHIIPPGEPVDRMLFVLRGNLQLYSKDDDYQEEERFFGEDLIDWLARSSDGTRPSSNYDKVTTALSKQTQLLVLMADDLESVVSEYKSHFS; translated from the exons ATGGATATCCCAGATATGACTTTGCGAGAGATAGTTCAGAG TAATCCAGTGTCAAATACAGAGCCAAATTCTGGGAAAGATGGGCACAAGACAAGTAAAAAATGGTTTGGACTAGAGACTTTAAAGACTGCAGTAGGAAAATTGGTTCTGGAAATTCTTGATCCTAATAAGGGACCAATCCTTGAAAAGTGGAATGTGATATTTGTAATATCATGTCTCTTTGCTGTGTTAACGGATCCTTTGTTCCTCTACGTTCCTCTGATCAACCAAGACGTGAAGTGCATTAGACTAGACAATAAGTTGAAGATAGCAGCTGTGATTTTTCGATCGATCACAGATTTCGTCTATACAGTGAAAATCATTTTTCAAATAAATGAACTGAAGAAAG TAACAGTTATGGCTATATGGAGGTCATATATCCTACTTGACATTATAGCTATTCTCCCCATTCCACAG TATGTTCCACGACTCCTTCGCATTTATCTCGCATGTAAGGAAATCAAAAATTCCCCTAAAGGAAAGTTAGGATTATGGATTAAAGGTGGACTCAATTTTCTTATGTACATCTTTTCCGGTCAT ATGTTTGGTGGCTTCTGGTACTTCTTTTCTGTTCAGCGAATGATGGATTGCTGGCAATATGCTTGTCGAGATGCAGATGGATGTAAACCCAGTACTTTTAGCTGTCAAGATCATCCTACCACTAATATGATCAAATTGCTAAATGATTCATGTCCCATAAGTCCATCAAATGCAACGATTTTTGACTTTGGTATATTTCTCAATGCTCTTCAATCTGGTTTAGTTGGATCAACAGATTATTCACGAAAGTTGTCAAATTGTTTTTGGTGGGGTCTTCGAAATTTGAG TTCTCTTGGTTCAAATCTCCAACCCAGTGTTAATACATGGGAAAATTTGTTTGCGGCTGTTACTTCAATTGTTGGCTTGCTACTGTTTCTATATCTACTTGGAAATCTGCAG ATGTATATGCAGGTGGAATCAGCAAGTAAAGAGCAACTACGATGGAAGACAGAACTTGAAAGTATGATGAGAACTGAAAGGAAGACTAGAATTGAACGGAGCAAGGGTCCGGAGGTAGAACAATGGTTAACCAAAAATGGTCTTCCTATGCGCTTTATGCCCGAGATCATGGAAAAGGTGGTGCAAGTGGATTTAGAACAAAACAGGGATGTTAATGTGGATAATATCCTCTCGATTCTTCCCTTGCAACTTCAAAGGGATATCTTATTTTTTGAGGAGAAGCTGGAACAAGGAGGTGGAAAGATAGAGTTGTGGTTGTCTGAAAATCACCTCCCCATGCGTTTAAAGACTGAGATTTTAGAAGCATTAAGGCAGCGACCAGAATTTGAACAAAACGGGGTCGGAGATATGAATACTGCTCTTTCTATCCTTCCCTCTCAACTTAAAACTTATATCGAAAGTTACATGCAGAAGGTGCGGGAGATAGATGAAAAGACAGATATGTGGTTGTCTGAAAATGAGTTGCCTGCTGACCATTTTAAGTCCGACGTGATGGAGGCGATTCTGTTAACTTTGGAAGAAAACAAGGATCTCGATGCGGCGGAGAATATTATCCTCCCTGCTAGTCTTCCCGTGCCACTTGAGGAGCGTGTCAGAGAGTATAAGTGGCTTGTGAGAATTGGAAAGAAGATAGAAGAGAAAGGTGAGGAGATAGATTTGTGGATGCTTAAAAATGGCATCCCTAAATCACACAAGTCCGATATCGAGGAGGCGGTTCGAGTAGAACTTAAGAAAGACGAGGATATTGATGTCGAGACTTTCATCTCCATTTATCCAACAACAGCCAAAATCCAAGAATTTTTGCCTTTTAATAGGCTGAAGAAG TTGAAGTTATTGGAAGCATTGGATGAAAGAGTGTTAAAAGCAATATGTGAGCATCTCAAGCCTGTAGAGTATGGTTCAAGCTCGTACATTATTCAAGAGGGTCAACCACTTGAAGTGATTCTCTTCGTGGAAGGAACTGTCTTTTTTGAAAAAAAACGAAATGGGTGTAGCCTGTACGCACCACTAGTCTGGGGAGAAGAACTTCTGGTTTGGCCATCCTCGACCTCCTTTCCTGCTGAAGTACCGATAGCAACTGACACTCTTGAAACCGGTTGGTATTGGTTTCATGGAACTACAAACGCCCTTGTCCTCACTGCCACCGATATGGAGAGCATAGGCTCTATATTCAGGCCACAATTTGATCTACTTACCTCACACTGGTTGACTAGGCTGAAGAAA GTGTCAAAGCTTCAATGTATGGATGAAGAAGTGCTTAAAGCTATCTTTCTGCATCTCAAGCAGGATTTGAATCCACTATATTCTTACGTAGAGAATCAACCAGTTGCATCCATGACTTTCATCGTTGAGGGATCTGTAAAATTCACAAGAAAGGACAACGATTGTGAGGAACTTGTCCGTTGTGATGGAGAAGTTTATGGAGAAGAAATCCTAGATTGGGTATTAGATACGTCGTTTCCTACCTTAACCCCCTTCGCCACTCACACTGCTATTCACGACCATGACAATGCAGCTGTTGAGCTGTCTATCACTGCGGAGGAATTGAAGAGTGTAGGTTCTAAATTCAGATCATACTTCAGCACATTCCAAAAGGAATCTCAGCCAGATCTTTTGACTGTTGTTGGGTTGACTGTGTTAAAGAGA GTGCCGAAACTTAAGACTATGACCGAAGAAGTTTTGGAAGCAATCTCTCGGCAGCTTCAGTTTCGGAATAGTAATGGTTACGAGCATATCATTCCACCGGGAGAACCAGTTGACAGGATGTTGTTCGTTCTGAGGGGAAACCTACAACTATATTCAAAAGACGACGATTATCAAGAGGAAGAAAGATTCTTCGGAGAAGATCTAATAGATTGGCTAGCAAGGAGCTCTGACGGTACCAGACCCTCGTCAAATTATGATAAAGTCACGACAGCCTTGAGCAAACAGACTCAGTTGCTCGTTCTCATGGCCGACGATTTGGAGAGTGTAGTGTCTGAATACAAGTCCCATTTCAGCTAG
- the LOC101308330 gene encoding calmodulin-3-like, translated as MFFSQTLRRTTTTAATASAYQLSDDEAAEFKQAFSLLDKDGDGSITTNELGTVMRSLGLKPTEEELEGMIEEVDADGNGRVDLQEFLSLMARKMQDNLSERQLREAFKVFDKDQNGFISADELRHVMTSLGENLMDEQVEVMLHEADIDGDGQINYEEFVKVMLAKKTQVTDRQCNKVPGRSCVQI; from the exons ATGTTCTTCTCGCAAACCCTACGTCGAACGACGACCACGGCGGCCACGGCGTCGGCCTATCAGCTCTCCGATGATGAGGCGGCGGAATTCAAGCAGGCTTTTAGCCTCTTGGATAAGGACGGCGACGGCTCCATCACCACCAACGAGCTCGGTACTGTGATGCGCTCACTCGGTCTGAAGCCAACTGAAGAAGAGCTGGAGGGGATGATCGAGGAGGTGGACGCAGATGGGAACGGTAGGGTTGATCTACAAGAGTTCCTTAGCCTAATGGCCCGGAAGATGCAAGACAATCTCTCAGAGAGACAACTCAGGGAAGCGTTTAAGGTTTTCGATAAGGACCAGAATGGATTCATTTCTGCCGATGAGCTTCGTCATGTTATGACCAGCCTCGGCGAGAACCTGATGGATGAGCAGGTTGAGGTGATGCTTCATGAGGCTGATATTGACGGCGATGGACAGATCAATTATGAGGAGTTTGTGAAGGTCATGTTGGCCAAGAAA ACACAAGTTACTGACAGACAATGCAACAAGGTACCAGGTCGGAGCTGTGTCCAGATTTGA
- the LOC101290808 gene encoding serine/arginine-rich splicing factor RS2Z32-like isoform 2, whose product MKRDFAFVEFNDPRDADDARYSLNGRDVDGSRLIVEFARGAPRGPGGSREYLGRGPPPGSGRCFNCGLDGHWARDCKAGDWKNKCYRCGDRGHIERNCQNSPKKTSSKRGRSHSRSPSPRRDRSRSRSYSRGHSYSRSRSPVRRERSLERRSRSPADSRSPKRRRASPPPSKGRKHDQSPDGRSPQERRSVSPQDGRSDYSRSPRGKSRSPMGDAEEKSNGDKRQRTPVEENGHSRSPSPVRRGGRSPVEEDDDNHGSPRGSESA is encoded by the exons GAATTCAATGATCCCCGTGATGCTGATGACGCAAGATACAGCCTGAACGGTCGGGATGTTGATGGGAGCCGTTTAATTGTGGAATTTGCCAGGGGG GCACCACGTGGTCCTGGTGGATCCCGTGAGTATCTTGGTAGAGGGCCTCCTCCTGGTTCAGGTCGCTGTTTCAATTGCGGACTTGATGGGCACTGGGCTCGAGATTGCAAAGCTGGGGACTGGAAGAATAAGTGTTATCGCTGTGGAGATCGAGGCCACATTGAAAGAAATTGTCAGAACAGCCCAAAAAAAACTTCCTCCAA ACGTGGGCGGAGTCACTCACGCTCACCAAGTCCAAGGCGGGACAGAAGTCGAAGCCGTAGTTACAGCAGGGGTCATAGTTACAG TCGATCAAGATCACCTGTGAGGAGAGAAAGGAGTCTAGAGAGAAGGTCGAGGAGTCCTGCAGACAGCCGGAGCCCAAAGCGTCGCAGGGCTTCTCCACCACCTTCCAAGGGGAGGAAGCATGACCAATCACCTGATGGAAGAAGCCCACAAGAGAGGCGTAGCGTCTCCCCGCAGGATGGCCGATCTGATTACAGTAGGAGTCCCAGGGGAAAGAGTAGAAGCCCTATGGGTGATGCCGAAGAGAAAAGCAATGGTGATAAGAGGCAAAGAACCCCTGTGGAAGAAAATGGCCATAGCCGCAGCCCAAGCCCCGTGCGTAGGGGTGGCAGGAGCCCTGTTGAAGAGGATGATGATAACCATGGTTCTCCAAGAGGCAGTGAATCAGCTTAA